From a region of the Sulfuriferula plumbiphila genome:
- a CDS encoding DUF494 family protein — protein sequence MLEILIYLFENYPHIELAPHRDALALKLTAAGFNGDEIDCALDWFSDLGTLNSAEYPASLMHSRAIRFYAEVEQDRLDSESQGLLMFLEQAGILNPLQREWVIDRVLALDEDEITPDKIKWIALMVLWSQNPNQDYLLLEDMLFNDGNSLPIH from the coding sequence ATGTTAGAAATCCTCATTTACCTGTTTGAAAATTACCCGCATATTGAACTGGCACCGCATCGCGATGCGCTGGCGCTCAAATTGACCGCAGCCGGCTTTAACGGCGATGAGATAGACTGCGCGCTGGACTGGTTCTCCGATCTGGGCACGCTCAACAGCGCAGAATACCCGGCCAGCCTGATGCACAGCCGCGCCATCCGGTTTTATGCCGAGGTTGAACAGGACCGGCTGGATAGCGAGAGCCAGGGCCTGCTGATGTTTCTGGAACAGGCCGGCATCCTCAACCCGCTGCAACGCGAGTGGGTCATCGACCGCGTGCTGGCGCTGGACGAAGACGAAATCACCCCGGACAAAATCAAGTGGATCGCGCTGATGGTGCTGTGGAGCCAGAACCCGAACCAGGACTATTTATTACTGGAGGATATGCTGTTTAACGATGGCAACAGCCTCCCCATCCACTAA
- the dprA gene encoding DNA-processing protein DprA, whose amino-acid sequence MNQSERRAWLGLALTRGLGGQSYRALLAAFGGPEQIYAAPGSALKPYLSQPVVQRIAAGVDDAAIAPALRWLDAPGNHLLTLADSDYPPRLLEIPDPPPLLYLKGRRELLGAPMLAIVGSRNATPQGATNAEAFAGALSQAGLTIVSGLALGIDAAAHRGGLVGAASSLAVVGTGLDIVYPARNRALAHRLAEDGALISEFPIGTPSIAANFPCRNRIISGMALGCLVVEAALQSGSLITARLAAEQGREVFAIPGSIHSPLARGCHMLIKQGAKLVESAQDVLDELRWQAAVPAAAATGTCDDPLLAALGFEPVSMDVLAERCGLTPDRLSAMLLERELQGSVATLPGGFYQRIV is encoded by the coding sequence TTGAACCAGTCTGAACGCCGTGCCTGGCTGGGGTTGGCGCTCACTCGCGGGCTGGGCGGACAGTCCTATCGTGCCTTGCTTGCCGCATTTGGCGGTCCCGAGCAAATCTACGCCGCACCCGGCAGTGCATTGAAACCCTACCTTAGCCAGCCCGTTGTCCAGCGTATCGCGGCCGGCGTGGATGACGCCGCCATCGCACCTGCTCTGCGCTGGCTCGATGCGCCCGGCAATCATCTGCTCACCCTGGCCGACAGTGACTATCCGCCGCGTCTTCTGGAAATCCCCGATCCGCCGCCATTGCTGTACCTGAAAGGCCGCCGCGAATTGCTCGGTGCACCGATGCTCGCCATCGTCGGCAGCCGCAACGCCACGCCTCAGGGCGCGACCAACGCCGAAGCTTTTGCCGGTGCGCTGTCGCAGGCAGGGCTCACCATCGTCAGCGGACTGGCGTTGGGCATTGATGCTGCCGCGCACCGGGGGGGTCTGGTGGGCGCGGCCAGCAGCCTGGCGGTAGTCGGCACCGGGCTGGATATTGTTTACCCGGCGCGCAACAGGGCGCTGGCGCATCGGTTGGCCGAGGACGGTGCGCTTATCTCGGAATTTCCCATCGGCACGCCTTCCATCGCCGCCAATTTTCCGTGCCGCAACCGTATTATCAGCGGTATGGCCCTCGGTTGCCTGGTGGTGGAGGCCGCTTTGCAGAGCGGCTCGCTCATTACTGCACGGCTGGCGGCAGAACAGGGAAGGGAAGTCTTCGCCATTCCCGGTTCGATCCATTCGCCGCTGGCGCGCGGCTGTCACATGCTCATCAAACAAGGCGCCAAGCTGGTGGAATCGGCGCAGGACGTGCTCGATGAATTGCGCTGGCAAGCTGCCGTTCCCGCCGCTGCCGCTACCGGAACGTGCGACGACCCACTGCTGGCGGCGCTGGGTTTTGAACCGGTCAGCATGGATGTGCTGGCCGAGCGCTGCGGGTTGACGCCTGATAGGCTTTCCGCCATGCTGTTGGAAAGGGAGCTTCAGGGCAGTGTCGCCACACTTCCTGGTGGTTTCTACCAACGTATTGTTTAA
- a CDS encoding LysM peptidoglycan-binding domain-containing protein codes for MRKLALSLFLTGFMALSSHADTLKMQENAPDRYVVVKGDTLWDISAKFLRDPWKWPQIWGMNRKEIQNPHWIYPGDVIVLDRSGATPRLSLLKAEQYGTVKLSPQVRVEAEADQGVPSIPASAVSAFISQPFVMEEGALNDAPRIIGAQEDRIVLGAGDQAYATNGKGDTRNWKILRPGKALKDPDTKELLGYQVEYLGEAHTVAEGDPQRILITRSSEEIQPGDRLKPATDAYSFRYIPHPPAVSILGRVISTYGGVSEAGQYATVVLNKGKRDGLDVGTVLAVYKKGNVVDNIRLPDSRSGLVMVYRVFDKVCYALVMQTHRPVNLLDIVRNP; via the coding sequence ATGCGCAAGCTCGCTTTATCGTTGTTTTTAACTGGTTTTATGGCGCTTTCCAGCCATGCCGATACCCTCAAGATGCAGGAAAATGCGCCGGATCGCTATGTTGTGGTCAAGGGCGATACCCTGTGGGACATTTCCGCAAAATTCCTCAGGGATCCCTGGAAGTGGCCACAGATCTGGGGTATGAACAGGAAGGAAATTCAAAATCCGCACTGGATTTACCCGGGTGACGTGATCGTGCTCGACCGCAGCGGCGCCACGCCCAGGCTTTCCCTGCTCAAGGCAGAACAATACGGCACGGTGAAACTGTCCCCGCAAGTTCGCGTTGAAGCCGAAGCCGACCAGGGTGTGCCGTCGATCCCGGCGTCTGCAGTGAGTGCGTTTATCAGCCAGCCATTCGTGATGGAAGAAGGTGCGCTCAACGATGCCCCACGCATTATTGGTGCGCAGGAAGACCGCATCGTCCTCGGAGCAGGCGACCAGGCCTACGCCACCAACGGCAAGGGCGATACCCGCAACTGGAAAATCCTGCGTCCCGGCAAGGCGCTTAAAGACCCCGACACCAAAGAGCTTCTGGGTTACCAGGTTGAATACCTGGGCGAGGCGCATACCGTCGCAGAAGGTGATCCACAGCGCATCCTGATTACCCGCTCGTCGGAAGAAATCCAGCCTGGTGACAGGCTCAAACCGGCTACTGACGCCTACTCGTTCCGCTATATTCCCCACCCCCCCGCGGTCAGCATCCTGGGCCGGGTGATTTCAACCTATGGCGGGGTATCCGAAGCCGGGCAGTATGCCACCGTGGTGCTCAACAAAGGCAAGCGCGATGGCCTGGACGTAGGCACGGTGCTGGCGGTGTATAAAAAAGGCAACGTGGTGGACAACATCCGGCTACCCGACTCGCGTAGCGGGCTGGTGATGGTATACCGCGTATTCGACAAGGTGTGTTACGCGCTGGTGATGCAGACCCATCGCCCGGTTAACCTGCTGGATATTGTGCGCAATCCTTGA
- the def gene encoding peptide deformylase — protein sequence MALLNIIHYPDRRLHTIAKPVAQVDERIRKLVADMAQTMYAAPGIGLAATQVDVHQQVIVIDISETHDELRVFINPKLLKADGSAVHEEGCLSVPGIYEKVTRAERITVEALDTDGASFTLDADGLLAVCIQHEMDHLKGKVFVEYLSSLKQTRIKNKLKKHLRETM from the coding sequence ATGGCGCTACTGAATATTATCCACTACCCTGACCGGCGTTTGCACACCATTGCCAAACCTGTTGCGCAGGTAGACGAGCGCATCCGCAAACTGGTTGCCGACATGGCGCAAACCATGTATGCCGCGCCCGGCATTGGCCTGGCTGCTACCCAGGTGGATGTGCACCAGCAGGTGATCGTGATTGACATCTCGGAGACACACGACGAGCTGCGCGTGTTCATCAATCCGAAATTGCTCAAAGCCGACGGCAGTGCAGTGCACGAAGAAGGCTGTCTGTCTGTACCCGGCATTTACGAGAAGGTCACCCGCGCCGAGCGCATTACGGTCGAGGCGCTGGACACAGACGGCGCGTCCTTCACGCTCGATGCCGACGGCCTGCTGGCGGTGTGCATCCAGCATGAAATGGACCACCTCAAGGGCAAGGTGTTTGTCGAGTATCTGTCCAGCCTGAAACAGACCCGCATCAAGAACAAACTCAAAAAGCACCTGCGCGAAACCATGTGA
- the fmt gene encoding methionyl-tRNA formyltransferase, whose protein sequence is MHIIFAGTPEFARVALTALHAAGNTVVSVLTQPDRPAGRGMKLKPSAVKQEALRLGLPVLQPVSLKAPGIQDTLRALDAELMVVAAYGLILPQAVLDIPRRGCLNIHASLLPRWRGAAPIQRAILAGDTETGITIMQMDAGLDTGAMLRRDAIPIAQDDTSASLHDKLAMLGGRAIVTVLDQMSKGPLKATPQPDEGACYAAKIGKAEAALDFTRPATELARAVRAYNPAPGAATRLHGTPFKVWSAHATDHRGTPGRVITADAQGILVACGTGALCLTEVQPAGGKRQSASRFLAGHALPFGTPFGN, encoded by the coding sequence ATGCATATCATTTTTGCCGGAACCCCGGAATTTGCCCGGGTCGCGCTCACTGCCCTGCACGCAGCGGGAAACACCGTTGTGTCCGTGCTCACACAGCCGGATCGGCCTGCCGGGCGCGGCATGAAGCTCAAGCCCAGCGCGGTCAAGCAGGAAGCGCTGCGGCTGGGTCTGCCGGTATTACAGCCTGTTTCCCTGAAAGCGCCAGGGATTCAGGATACGCTGCGCGCGCTGGACGCCGAGTTGATGGTGGTAGCCGCCTACGGCCTGATCCTGCCGCAGGCGGTACTGGACATCCCGCGCCGCGGCTGCCTGAATATCCACGCTTCGCTACTGCCGCGCTGGCGGGGTGCCGCGCCGATCCAGCGCGCCATTCTGGCGGGCGACACCGAGACCGGCATCACCATCATGCAGATGGACGCCGGGCTGGATACCGGTGCCATGCTGCGCCGTGATGCCATCCCGATCGCGCAAGACGATACCAGCGCCAGCCTGCATGACAAGCTCGCCATGCTGGGCGGGCGGGCCATCGTCACCGTGCTTGACCAGATGAGCAAGGGCCCGCTCAAGGCAACGCCACAGCCAGATGAAGGTGCGTGCTACGCCGCCAAAATCGGCAAGGCCGAGGCTGCACTGGATTTTACCCGGCCGGCCACCGAGTTGGCGCGTGCGGTGCGGGCATACAATCCCGCTCCGGGTGCGGCTACCCGACTGCACGGCACACCGTTCAAGGTGTGGTCAGCTCACGCTACAGATCACCGCGGCACACCGGGCAGGGTGATCACTGCCGATGCGCAGGGCATCCTGGTCGCTTGCGGCACCGGCGCGCTATGCCTCACCGAGGTGCAGCCCGCTGGCGGCAAGCGTCAATCCGCCAGCCGGTTTTTGGCGGGTCATGCGCTGCCTTTCGGTACACCCTTCGGCAATTGA
- the htpX gene encoding zinc metalloprotease HtpX, which yields MFGNWLKTSILMAGIVVLFGTVGMLLGGQKGMLIALLFAGGMNVYAYWFSDQMVLKMYNAQQVDAATAPAFYAIVAELAQRAGLPMPRVYIIDEAQPNAFATGRNPEHAAVAATTGIIQLLSHRELRAVMAHELTHVKHRDILISTMSATVAGAISALAQFGMLFGGGNNNGERNVHPAVAILIMIVAPIAAMLIQMAISRAREFGADQGGAEISGDPEALASALRKIEACAHGTPLETAELHPETAQMMIINPLSGDGIKNLFATHPATDERVARLLAMRGRMV from the coding sequence ATGTTTGGCAACTGGCTAAAAACTTCCATACTGATGGCGGGTATCGTCGTCCTGTTTGGCACAGTGGGCATGCTGCTGGGTGGGCAAAAAGGCATGCTGATTGCGTTGCTGTTCGCGGGCGGAATGAACGTGTACGCCTACTGGTTTTCCGACCAGATGGTGTTGAAAATGTACAACGCTCAACAGGTCGATGCCGCCACCGCGCCCGCGTTCTACGCTATCGTGGCTGAGCTGGCCCAGCGTGCCGGGCTGCCCATGCCCAGGGTGTACATTATTGACGAGGCACAGCCCAATGCGTTTGCTACCGGGCGCAACCCGGAACACGCGGCGGTTGCCGCCACCACCGGGATTATTCAGTTACTGAGTCACCGCGAACTGCGTGCCGTGATGGCGCATGAACTCACCCACGTCAAACACCGCGACATCCTGATTTCCACCATGTCGGCTACGGTGGCCGGGGCGATTTCGGCGCTTGCGCAATTTGGCATGCTGTTCGGCGGCGGCAACAACAATGGCGAGCGCAACGTGCACCCGGCGGTGGCCATCCTCATCATGATCGTGGCGCCAATCGCGGCGATGCTGATCCAGATGGCGATTTCACGCGCGCGCGAATTTGGCGCGGACCAGGGCGGTGCGGAAATTTCCGGCGATCCCGAAGCGCTGGCTTCGGCGCTGCGCAAAATCGAGGCCTGTGCGCATGGCACCCCCCTGGAGACGGCCGAACTGCACCCGGAAACCGCGCAGATGATGATCATCAACCCGCTCTCCGGGGACGGTATCAAGAACCTGTTTGCCACCCATCCCGCTACTGACGAACGCGTGGCACGCCTGCTGGCCATGCGCGGCAGGATGGTATAA
- a CDS encoding DUF4426 domain-containing protein produces the protein MKALVTFTLAASLLALPIAAHAGQAYPAEQVVKYGSIEIHYNAMPTDELQPEVAKNYHIERSHNRGLLTIAVLRKNKLGVAEPVPAVLAATVVNLSSQLAEISMREIREGSAVYYLGEFRVTPPDTLKFSVSAQPAGETRKYQANFSRPFF, from the coding sequence ATGAAAGCCCTTGTCACCTTCACCCTGGCCGCCAGCCTGCTGGCATTACCTATTGCCGCTCATGCCGGGCAGGCATATCCCGCCGAGCAGGTTGTCAAATACGGCAGTATTGAAATCCATTACAACGCCATGCCCACCGATGAGCTGCAGCCGGAGGTAGCGAAAAACTACCATATCGAACGCAGCCATAACCGCGGGTTACTCACTATTGCAGTACTGCGCAAGAACAAGCTGGGCGTCGCCGAGCCGGTTCCCGCCGTGCTTGCTGCCACCGTGGTCAATCTCAGCTCGCAGCTGGCTGAGATTTCCATGCGCGAAATCAGGGAAGGCAGCGCAGTCTATTATCTCGGCGAGTTTCGTGTAACACCGCCAGATACGCTGAAATTTAGCGTCAGCGCGCAACCGGCCGGTGAAACGCGGAAATACCAGGCCAATTTCAGCAGGCCGTTTTTTTAA
- a CDS encoding ABC-type transport auxiliary lipoprotein family protein, which translates to MRANIKNYLIAGMLALSLGGCISLAGNKNAPEITTYVLEDPGHATPAATVNPRTLLVLDTTTDAFYNTDSIAFSRAPGTRGLYQYARWADRPGKRLSELLLTRLDADRIFATVASGGSGVKGDWVLDTRLLAFYHQASAAPGSVHVELRAEVMDLRSRVLVARKLFIQELPAPTYNAAGAVAAFNIATGKLLDDIEAWLQTLPATGADRR; encoded by the coding sequence ATGCGCGCCAACATTAAAAACTACCTGATTGCTGGAATGCTGGCGCTGAGTTTGGGCGGATGTATTAGTTTGGCGGGCAATAAAAACGCGCCGGAAATCACCACTTATGTACTCGAAGACCCAGGCCATGCTACGCCCGCTGCCACCGTCAACCCGCGTACCCTGCTGGTGCTGGACACCACAACCGATGCTTTCTATAACACCGACAGTATTGCCTTCAGCCGGGCACCCGGCACGCGTGGCCTGTATCAGTATGCGCGCTGGGCAGATCGTCCCGGCAAGCGTTTGAGTGAACTGCTGCTGACACGCCTGGATGCAGACCGTATTTTCGCGACAGTCGCCTCCGGCGGCAGCGGCGTCAAGGGCGACTGGGTGCTCGATACCCGGCTGCTGGCGTTCTATCATCAGGCCAGCGCCGCACCCGGCAGCGTCCATGTCGAGTTGCGCGCAGAAGTCATGGATTTGCGCAGTCGGGTTCTGGTGGCGCGCAAGCTGTTCATCCAGGAGCTACCCGCACCAACCTACAACGCGGCGGGTGCTGTCGCTGCCTTCAATATTGCCACCGGCAAGCTGCTCGATGATATTGAGGCGTGGCTGCAAACTTTGCCCGCAACCGGGGCAGACCGGCGATAA
- a CDS encoding MlaD family protein: protein MEAEARYTLVGTIVLIVSLLLIAGLLWLAGGADRVSYRHYTIYFTHQSMDGLDVSSAVKMRGIKVGVVDSYQFAGGGLDAVRMDIKVDQATPIRSNAEALVKRNFVTGVATIEIRNPDATSPLLTEVLPNERYPVIAEGKSDLDNVANALSKMAENGAQVLDKVNLLLSDANRKGISDTIQNLQAISTNLADNKQAFNTAVQSIHDAADEFRVAGVSITRAARSAESSIQSVGKNADGAINQATTAMENLQRQTSDVSNRLQGLAEIGTLEFTSVSRDLRSSADAVSSAGQRLSNPRGILFGTGKPQPGPGE from the coding sequence ATGGAAGCGGAAGCCCGGTATACCCTGGTGGGCACTATTGTGCTGATTGTTTCACTCCTGTTGATCGCCGGGCTGCTGTGGCTGGCTGGTGGAGCAGACAGGGTCTCCTATCGACATTACACGATTTATTTTACTCACCAATCCATGGATGGCCTGGATGTAAGCAGCGCAGTCAAAATGCGCGGCATCAAGGTAGGTGTGGTGGATAGCTACCAGTTCGCCGGCGGTGGGCTAGATGCAGTACGCATGGATATCAAGGTGGACCAGGCCACGCCGATACGCAGCAATGCCGAGGCACTTGTCAAACGTAACTTTGTGACTGGTGTAGCGACCATTGAAATACGTAACCCGGATGCAACCAGTCCACTGTTGACCGAGGTGCTGCCGAATGAGCGTTACCCGGTGATTGCCGAAGGCAAATCGGACCTGGATAATGTTGCTAATGCGCTATCGAAAATGGCCGAAAACGGCGCGCAAGTGCTGGACAAGGTGAATCTGCTGCTGTCTGACGCCAACCGCAAAGGCATCTCCGACACCATACAAAATCTGCAGGCGATTTCCACCAACCTGGCCGACAATAAGCAGGCGTTTAATACAGCTGTGCAAAGCATACATGACGCCGCCGATGAGTTTCGCGTAGCGGGTGTTAGCATCACCAGGGCTGCTCGCAGTGCCGAAAGCAGCATCCAGAGCGTAGGCAAAAATGCCGACGGCGCAATCAACCAAGCCACCACTGCCATGGAAAACCTGCAACGCCAGACTAGCGACGTGTCCAACCGCTTGCAGGGACTGGCGGAAATTGGCACGCTGGAATTCACCAGTGTCAGCCGGGATCTGCGCAGCAGCGCCGACGCTGTCAGCAGCGCCGGACAGCGTCTGTCCAATCCGCGTGGCATCCTGTTCGGCACGGGCAAACCACAACCGGGGCCGGGAGAATAA
- a CDS encoding ABC transporter ATP-binding protein encodes MDAQPIIQLDNIVTRFAAQSVHDGVSLSVNRGEVVALIGGSGSGKSVLLKELVGLIKPTAGTARLFGEDVWAADSAQLNRLRQRFGMLFQDGALFSSLSVEQNVAVPLLEYTRLPKAECLRLARLKLALAGLPESTATKMPSALSGGMRKRVALARALALDPELLFLDEPTSGLDPISARAFDQLIRVLSDGLGLTVFLITHDLDTLLSIIDRVIVLANHQVLADGTVAALKKIDDPWLRDYFSSRSNVVEA; translated from the coding sequence ATGGACGCGCAACCCATTATTCAACTCGATAACATCGTGACCCGCTTTGCCGCGCAGAGCGTACACGATGGCGTGAGCTTAAGCGTGAATCGTGGCGAAGTGGTTGCACTGATTGGTGGCAGCGGATCAGGCAAGTCGGTTTTGCTCAAGGAACTGGTTGGCTTGATCAAACCGACAGCCGGCACGGCACGCCTGTTTGGCGAGGACGTGTGGGCGGCGGATAGCGCGCAACTCAACCGCCTGCGCCAGCGTTTCGGCATGTTGTTTCAGGATGGCGCGTTATTCTCATCGTTGAGCGTGGAGCAAAATGTGGCGGTGCCCCTGCTCGAATACACGCGCTTGCCCAAGGCGGAATGCCTGCGTCTGGCGCGGCTCAAGCTGGCGCTGGCCGGGCTGCCCGAATCCACCGCCACAAAAATGCCCAGCGCGTTGTCGGGGGGAATGCGCAAGCGGGTCGCACTGGCGCGCGCGCTGGCACTGGATCCGGAGCTGCTGTTTCTTGATGAGCCCACGTCCGGCCTGGATCCGATATCGGCGCGCGCATTCGACCAGCTTATCCGTGTGCTGTCGGATGGGCTGGGGCTCACCGTGTTTCTGATTACCCACGATCTGGATACACTCTTGTCGATCATAGATCGGGTGATTGTGCTGGCGAATCATCAGGTGCTCGCCGACGGCACGGTGGCGGCACTGAAGAAAATTGATGATCCCTGGCTACGCGATTATTTTTCGTCGCGCTCCAATGTGGTAGAGGCCTAA
- a CDS encoding ABC transporter permease, translating to MPTPLIALESQADSAVVRVSGDWLLHNLASLASAPLPALPAGGMVLDGADLAALDTSGALRLLELMRDAGADPQQITRVNFSDAHAAVFELVARNFADTMITTPPTRGGMLTHIGRGSLAAWRHVCGTVNFVGVLSCHLLQLLRHPGAFRHKEFVAQIEAVFVNAIPLAFAMMFLMGVVFAYLLGIQAQQYGASIFVVDGVALAMSRELAPVIVAILVAGRSGAAMTAQIGSMKVNDEIDAISVLGLSPYTVLVVPRILALLIALPLLVFIGDVAGILGGMLVAERQLGIEASAFIARLDQVLPIKTAVLGLIKAPVFALFIGVIACRMGFTVARDAQSVGANTTSTVVQSIVAVIIINAMFAVAFVELGF from the coding sequence ATGCCCACCCCGCTCATTGCCCTGGAGTCTCAAGCGGACAGCGCGGTGGTGCGGGTATCGGGCGACTGGCTGCTGCACAATCTGGCGAGCCTGGCGTCGGCGCCGTTACCTGCGTTGCCAGCCGGCGGCATGGTGCTCGATGGCGCCGACCTCGCCGCACTGGACACCAGCGGCGCACTGCGTTTGCTGGAGCTCATGCGTGACGCCGGGGCAGACCCGCAACAAATTACTCGGGTCAATTTTTCTGATGCCCATGCGGCGGTGTTCGAACTCGTGGCGCGCAATTTTGCCGACACCATGATCACCACGCCGCCGACGCGTGGCGGCATGCTGACGCATATTGGCCGCGGCTCTTTGGCGGCATGGCGACACGTGTGTGGCACGGTCAATTTTGTCGGTGTGTTAAGTTGCCATTTGCTGCAACTGCTGCGCCACCCTGGCGCATTTCGCCATAAGGAGTTTGTCGCTCAAATCGAGGCAGTATTCGTCAACGCCATTCCATTGGCATTTGCCATGATGTTCCTGATGGGCGTGGTATTCGCTTACCTGCTTGGCATTCAGGCGCAGCAATATGGCGCCAGCATTTTTGTGGTGGACGGTGTGGCACTGGCCATGTCTCGCGAACTGGCGCCGGTGATCGTTGCCATCCTGGTGGCGGGACGCTCCGGTGCCGCGATGACCGCACAGATCGGGTCGATGAAGGTGAATGATGAGATTGACGCGATCAGCGTGCTGGGACTGTCGCCCTACACCGTGCTGGTGGTACCGCGCATTTTGGCGCTGCTGATTGCGTTACCGCTGCTGGTATTCATCGGCGATGTGGCGGGTATCCTGGGGGGGATGCTGGTGGCCGAGCGGCAGCTGGGAATCGAAGCGTCCGCGTTCATTGCCCGTCTGGATCAGGTGCTGCCTATCAAAACTGCTGTGTTGGGGCTGATCAAGGCACCGGTGTTTGCCCTGTTTATCGGCGTGATTGCCTGCCGCATGGGATTTACCGTAGCGCGCGACGCCCAAAGCGTAGGAGCAAATACTACATCTACCGTGGTACAGAGCATTGTCGCGGTGATTATTATCAATGCAATGTTTGCGGTTGCTTTCGTCGAGCTGGGATTTTGA
- the metW gene encoding methionine biosynthesis protein MetW: MMRHDFHTIANWVKPGSKVLDLGCGDGSLLKFLQDTRQARGYGVELTDANILAGVKNGINIIQNDLESGLSVFESGSFDHVILSQTLQAMRHTEAILREMLRVGREGIVTFPNFGYWKNRLQVLRGNMPVSDDIPYQWYDTPNVHLCTMHDFEALCIKLGFHIRERVVMTAGTPVRFLPNLAGSLAVYRFGRVQ, translated from the coding sequence ATGATGCGCCATGATTTCCATACCATCGCCAACTGGGTCAAGCCGGGTTCCAAGGTGCTAGACCTCGGCTGCGGCGACGGCAGTCTGCTCAAATTCTTGCAGGACACGCGCCAGGCGCGCGGCTATGGCGTGGAGCTGACCGACGCCAATATCCTGGCCGGGGTGAAAAACGGCATCAACATCATCCAGAACGACCTTGAATCCGGATTGTCGGTGTTTGAATCCGGCTCCTTCGATCACGTCATCCTGTCGCAAACGCTGCAAGCCATGCGCCACACCGAGGCCATTCTGCGCGAGATGCTGCGCGTGGGACGCGAAGGCATCGTCACTTTCCCCAATTTCGGCTACTGGAAAAACCGTCTGCAAGTGCTGCGCGGCAACATGCCGGTGTCGGACGACATTCCCTACCAGTGGTACGACACGCCCAACGTGCACCTGTGCACCATGCACGATTTCGAGGCGCTGTGCATAAAACTGGGCTTCCACATCCGCGAACGCGTGGTAATGACCGCAGGCACGCCGGTGCGCTTCCTGCCCAATCTGGCCGGCAGCCTGGCGGTGTATCGCTTCGGACGCGTACAATAA
- the metX gene encoding homoserine O-succinyltransferase MetX encodes MQPASSVGIVVPQTAHFTTPLTLKSGAVLPCYDLVYETYGTLNADKSNAILVCHALSGNHHVAGVYAEHDKKPGWWDNMVGPGKPIDTERFFVIGLNNLGGCHGSTGPASIDPASGQPFGSRFPLVTVEDWVESQTRLADSLGIRQFAAVMGGSLGGMQALHWSIQHPERVRHCLVIASAPKLTAQNIAFNDVARQAILTDPDFHGGDFYAHNTRPRRGLRLARMLGHITYLSDDVMGSKFGRVLRSGAFNYGYDVEFEIESYLRYQGDKFAESFDANTYLLMTKALDYFDPTHHHASGKLSDALKPAQADFLVLSFTSDWRFAPERSREIVKALLDNECRVSYAEITSGHGHDAFLMPDTHYHSLVRAYMERVAS; translated from the coding sequence ATGCAGCCTGCTTCATCTGTTGGCATTGTCGTACCCCAGACCGCCCATTTCACCACCCCGCTCACCCTCAAAAGTGGCGCGGTGCTGCCGTGCTACGACCTGGTGTATGAAACCTACGGCACGCTTAATGCGGATAAAAGCAATGCGATCCTGGTGTGCCATGCGCTGTCGGGCAACCATCATGTGGCGGGTGTGTATGCCGAGCATGACAAAAAACCGGGCTGGTGGGACAACATGGTGGGGCCGGGCAAACCGATCGATACGGAGCGCTTTTTCGTGATCGGCTTGAATAATCTGGGCGGTTGTCACGGCTCCACCGGCCCGGCCTCGATTGACCCCGCCAGCGGGCAACCGTTCGGCTCGCGTTTTCCGCTGGTGACGGTGGAGGACTGGGTGGAAAGCCAGACGCGGCTGGCGGATAGCCTGGGCATTCGGCAATTCGCTGCGGTCATGGGTGGATCGCTGGGCGGCATGCAGGCGCTGCACTGGAGTATTCAACACCCCGAACGGGTGCGCCATTGCCTGGTGATCGCCTCTGCGCCCAAGCTTACCGCACAGAACATCGCTTTCAATGACGTGGCGCGACAGGCGATTCTCACTGATCCGGATTTTCACGGCGGCGATTTTTACGCACATAACACCCGCCCGCGGCGCGGCCTGCGCCTGGCGCGCATGCTGGGGCACATCACGTATCTTTCCGACGATGTGATGGGCAGCAAGTTTGGCCGCGTGCTACGCTCCGGCGCATTCAATTATGGCTACGATGTGGAATTCGAGATCGAATCCTATCTGCGCTACCAGGGCGACAAATTCGCCGAAAGTTTCGATGCCAATACGTATTTGCTGATGACCAAGGCGCTGGATTATTTCGATCCCACCCATCACCACGCCAGCGGCAAGTTATCGGACGCCCTGAAACCCGCGCAGGCAGATTTTCTGGTGCTGTCATTTACCAGCGACTGGCGCTTTGCGCCGGAACGCTCGCGCGAAATCGTCAAGGCGCTGCTGGATAACGAATGCCGCGTGAGTTACGCCGAGATTACCTCCGGCCATGGCCACGACGCCTTTCTCATGCCCGATACGCATTATCACAGCCTGGTGCGTGCCTATATGGAAAGGGTCGCGTCATGA